The sequence gcgtgaacgtgaacatgaggcgagattgtgtcgggtcggcgcagctcaacttgcaagtgctgttttctggcgtagacgtgccagagggggttagtgctcgcctcaaacacaccactacaagtcaattaaccatcgtaaggacttagaaaaatatttatgaaggtaaaaaaagttacttagttctgctttaataagcaaaaatgaattTAGCATTTAACAgtgtttcatttttctttttttgctgaAGTGGTTCttcttctgcaatccagaatggTAGTACAGCTGAAAAGTTTGTTTGAGCtacgccctctactgtacaggagtgaattttcatttctttcatcCTAAAGgtaggaacacaccaagccgatgccgacgaactagtggcaacgaaagcagactgcggggttggctcacgtcggcagcgtcttgCTCCAAAGTtaccctgacacaccaaaccgacgctcgacagccgacggccaagtagcatgtCCATTCTGCACCTgagtgagatgaaatgcctttccgaaccagcagatggcagtatctgaacagccatTCAGAacgatcagatggcccgacggaccgacgagctccaacgATGATTCAACAATCCGAAAAAAAGccaacgaggaccaacttcagccgacggtgcagaacacactgagaaaacttagtcgtccgacgaacaaaaactgcccgacagccgacgccgacgaactagtggcaaTGAAAGCAGACTGCAAGTTTGGCTCACATCGGCAGCATCttggtccaaagttgccctgacacaccaaactgatgctcgacagccgacggccaagtagcacgtccgttctgtgcctgcgtaagatgaaatgcaGGTGGTAgtaatcagaatgatcagatggcccgacagACCGATGGgctccgacgccgattcaaTATGTTGAAtcgggcaaaaaaaaaaagcagacgaggaccaacttcagccaacggtgaggaacacactgagaaaacagtttttgttcgtcggacgactaagttttctcagtgtgttctgcaccgtcggctgaagtggGTCCTCGTTGGCTTTTTTTCCGCCGATTCAAAATCTTGAATCGCCGTCGGAGCTCGTTGGTCCGTctggccatctgatcattctgactggctgttcagatactgccacctgctggtacggaaaggcatttcatctcacgcaggcgcagaaccgacgtgctacttggcaatcggctgtcgagcgtcggtttggtgtgtcaggccaactttggacacgCTGCCAACGTGAgccccacagtctgctttcgtcgccactagtttttcggcgtcggcttggtgtgttctggcctttaaGGCTTAattttttggtgtgaaagggcctttacatttgccaaaacagaacattttttgttattaaaaaagtaacgcaaaagtaacgtAATACATTACTTACCATAAGTAATTAAGTAACACAATTacttactttttagggagtaatgcaatattgtaacacattatttttcaaagTAATATTCCCCAACACTGATAACAACAACGCTGTATAGACCTGTCTATCTAAATCAAATACATTTCTCTTGTCTGCACACACACAATCCAAATATGTGACTTTTGTGACAAATATACAACTAAATGCAAACTGCAACTGCTGTTATTTATAAGCCACTATGAATACAAGCCCTGTACATATATTTCACACATATACAAACACatataaaataagttaaaatcCTGGgcattaaacttaaaaaaaaacaacattgcatttattttgtgattttgttAACTTGACCTGATGATATCTGAATATTTTCCCACATTTTTTGACAGGTGGCCTATAAGTCAACCCTGGGATGCACTGAACTGGAAAGTAACCGAGGACTTGTTTCAGATTGGGCCTAAATTGAATCGGCAAAATAAAGAGCCATCAATTGAAGATATTTCAGGAGATGTGATTAGAATGGATTGTGCAATTCTTAGAAACTCCTACCTGACAAagacaaatgtattaaattataaaaggTTTCTCTAGAAATATATTGAGGTTTCCTATTTAAGAACAGGAGCATGACGGAAAAATGCTTGGGCAGGTAAGTACAAGGTACAGTGAGGATATGAGCAAGCATAAAGTAATGCAACATCACCATCATTCAGATATCCAATATAGCAAAATACTATATtatagtagaaaaaaataagatattttatgaGCTCAGCATATGAAAAGTGCAGGTTTAATGGATCAATATATTGTTGTCGCACTGAACAAGACTGTGCAAGGCTAACAAATCTGCTGTAATGTAATGCTGGGTACACGTTGACCAGTCGCAGCATTAACATCATCCTGGAGCGCTCTAGGGTTGTTCTCATGGGGCGTCGTAATTTAACCTGCATGTGAGCTTCAGCAGTTTTCCGAGCAGAATACAAGAGAATCAGTTCGATACTGCGGAGTGAGTGGCTCCTCCTAGCGCACTGGGTATACGTTACCTCTGTGCAGGTAAAGGGTCAGCAAAAACAGAAGCATCTTAATGGGAACATTATGAAATTCTGTGTGTCTGTGCCACTGATCCACCATCTCTCATCCTAAAGCACTGCAATAAGGACTGGAGACAAGTGTCTGACTGATGTAGCAGTAGAGTGCAGTATTCATTTCACACACAGAGGGAAAAGTGAGCTGGCATTATTCCTCTCGACAGGAAATGTGGTTGCAATACTGAGTTTTTGACTGTAGCTACACGTTTCATAAAGGTTTTCTGAGTTTTTGCCCAGTGTTTTGTGCCAAATGAACACTTTGACTGACGCAGTGGAGCGGCTGCCGCATATAGTCTCATTTTCCTAACAAGTGGCCTACTTATGACAAGGTGCAGTTTCATCATGAGATAAATGAACAGTTGTACCTCTTAACACATTTCTGTACTTATTAGAATAGTTAAAACAGCAATTGTCTAGGTGACTATTTCTCAAATAAAGTGCTTAATAGATGTattatcaataaaataaatgttaactatGATCTAATTAAATGCTCTGAAATGATAACCTAACTAATTACAGTCATGttatattttcattgtttttatttttatataaagaaagaatttaaaatatatgctATATCAGGATGTGCACTATATTTGCTTGGTTTTAAAGGAAGGATTAGGGTTTGAAACATTgtcaaagggatagttcactaaaaaaaagaaaagaaaattctgtcatctttcacactcaagttgttccaaacctgtatgaatttctttcttctgctgaacacaaagatattatgaagaatgttggtaaccaaacagttgggccccattgacttccatagtaggctATTTTTTCcccatggaagtcaatggggtcctgGGAccgtttggttaccaacattcttcaaaatatcttattttgtgttccgcagaagaaagaaattcatatgtTTTTGGAACAGCTTGAGGGtgaacaatgacagaattttcatttttgggtgaactatctctttaagccTCATATCACACCACACCACACGAACAATAAGTTATTATTTCCTGTGCTACAAACACATTTCACGCTGTCCTTCTACATCTGACAGCTTCTTTTGTGTCGCACGAAGTACTGGACTCCTctgactgaaaaaaaagaaaaaaaaaaccctgttagCACCACAGATATAGGCTGTATCTATGGTTAGCACATCCTGAGCGGGCAGCACAAATCGTCAGAACACGTCCGGCTCAGAAGTAgcctaggttttttttttttttttttttttttttttaaccattcgTAATTTTGCCCTGTGctgacctctagtggtgaaaaaggggtaaacattattttattattcctcatgatgaaatatttttttatatagctgagtaaacattttttttttaattattatatcttAAATGCAACCcctatacatttatatttattgttttgcaAAAGATAGCTCATAGCTTACTACAGACTATTCATATATACCCTAGCTTTGAAAATTACAGGCCAGATATCGAAAACATAATATTACTTTGATATTTTAAAGATGTTATTTAAGTAGTCCAAAGTGCTCTTAACTAAATGAACTATGAGCCCCCCATCCTAAAATTTAAAAGGCAACTATATTTTCATGTATGCCTATAAAGAACCAATATATGCtgtgaaaaaataatattataaatatttgtcaAATATTATTTGCAATATATTCAATTCTCTTATGTTGTTTTTAGTACTGTTACTATTAATAAatccattcatttattttaatattttttactttattattaaataagtaAGTTATTGTATTGTTGGGCacctttacattttatatattgtattattgaATTGTTATTGTATTAAAGGAATCTATTGATGTCCTGCTTGTGTTTCATTACAATTTATTAACTTATACAGCACTGGCTCTTCAGGTTAAtgataaaatatcaaaagagAGCAACCTTGATATCAACAAAAGACCTGTGAAACTTCATCAAGAACATTTCACCTCAAATACTTCATCTGGAACAATAAGGACATCtagaaaaaaagattattttcttTGAAACTTGGTTtagaaataattttgttttggtgGACCAATTACTTATCTCCCACTGTCTTCTTTTTACTTAGATTTACAAAGATTTGATTACCAGCAGCCCCGTACTTTTCCCTCTCACCAAAAAGCTAGAAACATTAGCAACATTAGCAACTTATAAACACGTTTCTCATTTCATTGTAATAATTATAACCCCCTTTTCCAAAAAGATATTGTTTCACAACCAAATGTAACTCTTATAGACCGCAGAAATTCTGTAATGCAACTGTactgtttattttgatttttgataaatacaaattattatttttttaatatttaaaaaataaagatcttatttattaaaaaataagtgATCGAGCAGCCACTGGGTGGCGCTAGCACTTTCTCAAAGCGCTCGTTGCTACAGAAGACGTTCCACGAAGAAGTAAGAACGGATTTGTTCTCCCAGAATGCCTTTTACTTCCTCTTCCCTTCCGCGGCCTGAACGTAAGTGTCCATTAGAATCCCACTGCAGCGATGATCAAAATAATCCCTTTATATCACCGTCATCATAGACTTTTGTGTTCACATATCAcattgatatttttgtttaagttgTATTTATCATTCTCAGAGAATATGACTCGTCGCCGAAGTAAATAAATCGTAATGTTGTGTTAGTCAGAAAATCACCCTCTCATCGCTCTGCCATTTTCTAGTCTCGGCATTGGACAGGGACTCTGTACATGAATGAAGCTACATGTGCTTCAGACCTTACAAACGAAGATAGAACTCTATTGTAAACTTAATAGATATTGAATGTAGCCATACATGGGAATTTGTGTGTATAAATTAATGTGTGTATCATGCGGTGCTCATACGGTGCGCTAGTATCATAATGGTTTATTTTCCGGACTCCTGtcaacagttgtatttttagtTTGGTATGTTTTTCCGCCCGTTCTAACTAATTGGTATCATTGGTTTTCTCCGTAGATCTCTGAAAATGGTCCGCTACTCTCTCGACCCGGAGAACCCGACTAAATGTGAGTTGGTAGCTACTCTTTAACCATGTTTCTGTTTgttattaaacatgaaataattcaattgtttttgtgttctacAGCATGCAAGTCGAGGGGCTCAAACCTTCGTGTTCACTTCAAGGTAAGACTTCATGTCACAATCTCAGAGGGACTGTCATGACACTgacattcactgatgcttctGGAGTGTTTTGTGATAGTGTCTGTGTGGACCAACTTAAAACTGCTCAGTTATCCTCGGAGTGTTTTTCCCCATTCATTTGAAGCataaagcattttttgcatcGCATTTTTATGTATTGAGTCTGAGTAATTAACTACATAGCTCTATTTTGCaaacaacttaaaatatgtttttataaatgCCAATTACCCAACAGCTGTGTTGGGTAATTggcatttataaaaatatattttaagttgtttgcaaaatacaaaaatgtttaatagagGCAGTGGCTGCATctgggtaattttttttttggatgcaACCAGTGCTTTATCCTTTGGTGTGACTTGAGATTCCTTGGTAATATTAGTGCATTGTATTGATAATATAAATAGCTAATTAATGGTCATTGATGGTGTTTCTTAATTGAAACTTtttaaaaggcacaatatgtatgactttcagattaaaatatccaaaaaccattaGAACAGTTATACATTTTGTTGACTGTACttgcattatcccaaatgtttcctagaatttttaaatccagagaaataagcaatttttgACCAGGACACGGATCATGACCGTGCGTTGCTTATCAGTGACATCATAGCTGCGTTACCCTtgatttccagttttattttgtagaaactattgttatattgttttattagcCAAGGGAAGAattgtttggatacatttatagacaaactagtcattgttatatagctcaacgcatttagtcttattgtttgaatctcatTTTCTTGATATTGTATTGTCTATCtggcttactgcagtgtgcaacaagtctTAGTAGCTGTGAGTGAACGCACAGTGTAACCTTATAACGTtttaacacactcaaatgtGTCTAATGCAGTGTTTCctaaccctgttcctggaggcacactaAGGCCACGTCTACACTAATCcgtatatatttgaaaaacgGAGTTTTCGTCTAAAAACGCTCTGCATCCACACTGTCGTTTTCAAACGTTTTCCAAAAGTTTCTCATTCACACTGAAATGTATGAAAACGCTTGCATCCCCCTACTGCGCATGAGTAAAGCTTTGACAAGCGTCATTTCCGCTAGGTGTTTATTTACTTTCCggctctttgaaactttgcGGCAATGTCAAGGAAAGGCACtgagtttttttaaatggaccGACAGTGATATGGAATTGTTGCTGCGAGTAACACAGGAGTATAAAGTGGCCAAAGCAAGCGAGAATGTAGACTGGGAGATGTGTCTTGGCTGAATTGGTCATATGACTGCATCACATGACTAAAAATGCGTCATCGTATTCAAAAGCCTCCGTTTTCACAGTCCACACTACGACGCGAAGACAGCGTTTTCAAATTTATCCGCTTTGGAGAGCGTTTTCCAAAAGCTAATTTTTCGTTGGCTTAAAACGCCGTCTCAGTGTGGACGGAAGGCCAAAACGGAGAGAAAAAATATACGTTTTCAAATGAAAACGTATTAGTGTGGACATGGCCTAACAGTACACATTTTCCAAAtcttcctaatcaaacacacctgattcaactcatcagttcATTAGTAGAAACTAGGGATAAGGGAGACATTGAAAATGTGTCctgttggtgtgcctccaggagcagggttgggaaacaccggtctaatatgataaaacagtgcTGCTTGACCGGAAGCagtgactgtggcataataaaagttgtGCTGCTGTCAAGCTGTGTGTCGCGCtagtctctcattagcaatcgctccagcggctacgttcagctcccacaacactcggcccttctctgcttcatactacatcatcaagctacgcctttgttttgaataggcaaCGTCTTGTGGCAAAAAACTGTTATTTGCTTCAtacaaaaaatgaatgggaTTCCTACCTGACAATACTCAGCTGTTGCACTCATACCTGAATAGAATTGCAAATGCAGTGTGACTGCAATGGTTACATCTTAGAACACCTTTTTATTAATCATCAAGGGAATCGAGTGTTTTTTGAGCAGACACATTTCTAGTTACCGCTGGAGGCTGTTTTACTTGGAGTGGACTTtcattaaatgttgtctttctGTTCCACCCCCTCAGAACACCCGCGAGACCGCCCAGGCCATCAAAGGCATGCACATCCGCAAGGCTAACAAGTACCTGAAGGATGTGATGGTGAAGCACCAGTGTGTTCCCTTCCGTCGTTACAATGGTGGTGTTGGCCGTTGTGCTCAGGTGAGGTTTTGTCCCATTCATTTAAAGCTGCCTTTTAAAACTGTTCCCTCCATGTTGCTATGATGACATCTTAGGACACCTTTGAAGTTCACCTTGAAAAATCTTCTTATTCTGAGCAACATGTACaataacattcaaaagtttggtttttgtgttaaaaagaTATTTGAAAAGCCTTTTTACACTTCTgtttatttggtcaaaaatagtaaacttactgttgtgaaatctatttcaatatatttgaAACTTTCAGCATTACTCAAGTCTAAATGAAATGTTTTTGCTTACTGGGGTTGtcattattttccatttttaggCAAAGCAGCATAACTGGACTCAGGGACGCTGGCCCAAGAAGAGCGCAGAGTTCCTGCTCCATATGCTGAAGAATGCAGAAAGCAACGCTGAGCTCAAGGTTTGGATAAATCAATTAAACTTATTTAGGCAGCATTGTGTCTTCAGTTTATGACCATAAACTGGCTTGCATGAATGGAGCTTTACTACTGTTAGCACCCTGGCTTTATTTCATCCCACAATGTGATCCTGTAGGGTTTGGATGTAGACTCTCTGGTGATTGAGCACATCCAGGTGAACAAGGCCCCAAAGATGCGTAGACGTACTTACCGTGCCCATGGACGCATCAACCCCTACATGAGCTCCCCATGCCACATCGAAATGATCCTCACTGAGAAGGAACAGATCGTTCCCAAACCAGAGGAGGAGGTGTCTCAGAAGAAAAAGGTGTGATTGTTAATATAAAGATTAACCAACAGTTCATTTGGCTGTTATGATGACATCTTAGGACACCTTTGAACTAAGAATGAAaagaatgcatttttttctgaGCAGCCGTTGTGCATTAAATGGAGTTGTGTGGAGGAATTTATTAGTGAATGTACATTAAccggtgtttgttttctgtaTCTCTGCAGATTTCTCAGAAGAAACTGAAGAAGCAGAAGCTTATGGCTCGGgagtaaatgtaaataaagtCCAACATTCGTACTACACAATGACTCTGCttcttttttgcattttcagttattttactttaaggCATGATGCTCAAATAAGCTTGTGCTTTAACTCCTTTTAGGAGAGAAAAATGGTCTGAGCATTCTTAGCTCCTCTGTGTCAAGCAGAAACGATGTTATTTGAAGAGCAGAACACTAGCACTTCCACCTATGGGCTTAATCAGAAGCCCAACAAATTGAAAATCACCTATTTGtgtaatatgaatgaatgaggcatttatatagcgctttcctatgtactactgtacaccaAAAGCGCTTTccaatcatatcaggggtctctccacatccaccaccagtgtgcagcatccacttggtTGATGCCAcggcagccacagtacaacAGCGCCAGTGCgatcaccacacaccagctgtagGTGGAGAGGAGAAAGTGTCAGAGCCAATAAACAGTGCATTTAACAAAAGAACCCAAACTGGTCACTTTATTCAGTTGAAATAATTCTTTACAGTATGTATTGTTTGTGTACCTTTCTATCTGGTGAATTGAGATCTTTGAGTGTCTTTTGACAAAGATGTTTTGTGGTGATTTGCTTGGTGGTGGGTTAagtatggagtcaaattaatgctttaaagggcacctattatgcccctttttacaagatgtaatattggtgttgggtgtccccagaatgtatttgtgaagtttcagcacaaaataccccacagttaatttattataaccatttgaaaatgtcatttttggggcctgttttaaaaagagctgttttggtgtgtaccaccttaaatataaatgagctgcatatccccgccctgcctttggatgagggcgtaacttgcatactTATGGAAATAAACAGTCGGTAATGCAGAATGGCTGAGAAcgagagacccgctgttttgtatggcattcagccgtacatgtttgaaccggaatcagacccagatgatgaagagactccggcagaagaaacacaattgagaatggagcaggacgtctctgaatggttatgatacatttatgtacttatagagttttaatcgcgtcccctttgcaattatggatgtgcaacacacacacacacacacacactgtgataacgttcgcgcaattttttgaaactacaaacacaaatactgtgataacgtttgctaagtacgttagatacacactatacaaacaaggtttaaattatatacacagacattctacgacgacgacaacaactttagacgcatttgttattgaattggctgacatcgactgaaatgactatttgctcaaaaaacattaaatacacttacttcttctggaggtgacgttggatcgcgaacagtaggcaacgatccacacttgaggattaactttgaagcaagacctgctttgaattgaccctcgttctcaaaacagtcagtcaaaaaatgattcgcgcaaacataaacgtattttggaattttgagtggcgcctttccttcgtaaataaaatccatccactgtgttttcagtggctctgatgtcggaagtaagtgaaaactactatgttcattattacatcccacaacagaacacttatgtttcttaggagacattaccggctgtcgctgaaacaatggaggatggttgacagatcaccgacggcagggtctatgccaaaaccagattgtcaatcaaaccacgtgggtggggcttagcgcaattctacgtcacagtgagagcaatcttagaacagggcgttctgagacagtgcttatgaattattgagattgtaaaaaaaccactgagtggatttttctcattatagggtggttttgctcacacactgccaacacacatttatggtcaaataccagtgaattttgcataataggtgccctttaaagttttgcacaaaaataaagttttgcaaaacaaaaaatgaattgagcaataaaatgttttgcaaacaaaaagaattgcaaaggaaaagtattgagcagaaaaaaagttttgcaaacaaaaataataaattgcaaaataaaataacgtagtgcaaaaataaaaatataatcaattacaaaaatcaatgaccgCTGTAATACTATTTTATCTTTCCCAcacatttttcatgctcaaacctactaaatcatttgcaacgctcattttattctgcgtttcagtcaagcatgcgctcacgataccggttttcctttgcgctgcacttttctgcgcggttctctttatggcactggtttgacttgggggtggagtcaagaaacagGGGCACGCCTCCGCGAAACACGTCatcggcaggagacgcagatcgGAACAGAACAGATCAtgcatagagacagagcgcatttattataatctgaaaaccacacCCACCGGGTGTCCAACCTCTCCAGGCTGCCgccttgtcttttctgactcattacaaaaaacagaacaacgCCTAAAAGGTGCtatgtgacaaggtgtacagctaacaagctaaaaaacccagaaataagtttttataagctgttgaccccaaaaaacgaatgtttaaggacacaaaagtggatacaggcagtgagacagagcacAACGagtcatattactataagaaatacattggagggggtcgtaatcagcgacaacatatgctaaacaaaccaacaacaacaaaccattcattatttttaaccatgtcaaagaattatttcacctgtcgccgattacgttcccctccaatgcatttcgcGGGGgtgtgcccccgtttcttgactccacccccacgtcaaaccagtgccataaagagaacaGCACAGAAAAGTGCATCGCAAaggaaaaccggtatcgtgagcgcacgcttgactaaaacgcagaataaaatgagcgttgcaaatgatttagtaggtttgagcatgaaaaatgtgtggcaaagataaaatatgattacagctgtcattgatttttttgtaattgattatatttttatttttgcactactttattttattttgcaatttattacttttggttgcaaaacattttttattgctctattcttttttgtgtttcgcaaaactttaaggcattaatttgactccatagaaATTTCCTTAGTCTAATTATTTGATTCTCAATAGTTTTAAATGCGTTCTTGTATAATCAAATGTTACAAGAATTATGCAGTGATCATATTGCCAACCAGAATATGCCTGATTACA comes from Chanodichthys erythropterus isolate Z2021 chromosome 22, ASM2448905v1, whole genome shotgun sequence and encodes:
- the rpl17 gene encoding 60S ribosomal protein L17 translates to MVRYSLDPENPTKSCKSRGSNLRVHFKNTRETAQAIKGMHIRKANKYLKDVMVKHQCVPFRRYNGGVGRCAQAKQHNWTQGRWPKKSAEFLLHMLKNAESNAELKGLDVDSLVIEHIQVNKAPKMRRRTYRAHGRINPYMSSPCHIEMILTEKEQIVPKPEEEVSQKKKISQKKLKKQKLMARE